From a single Macrobrachium rosenbergii isolate ZJJX-2024 chromosome 7, ASM4041242v1, whole genome shotgun sequence genomic region:
- the LOC136839985 gene encoding venom protein 302-like: MDFKILVVIASVCCLIGSTHALRCIPCQRDEARCPKGNLTLSDCPYGVTTDVCNCCDACAKGPGENCGGAWNMRGKCGPEYTCVPVEEANPQEHFFDGKCEKI; the protein is encoded by the exons ATGGATTTCAAGATTTTGGTTGTAATCGCTTCAGTGTGTTGTCTGATcgggag TACCCATGCCCTGCGGTGCATCCCTTGCCAGAGAGACGAGGCTCGGTGCCCAAAAGGGAACTTGACCCTGTCTGACTGCCCTTACGGGGTCACTACAGACGTTTGCAATTGCTGTGACGCCTGTGCCAAG GGTCCTGGAGAGAATTGTGGGGGTGCTTGGAATATGCGCGGCAAATGTGGCCCTGAATATACTTGCGTTCCCGTCGAAGAAGCCAACCCACAGGAACATTTCTTCGATGGAAAATGCGAGAAGATTTAA